A region of Asterias amurensis chromosome 20, ASM3211899v1 DNA encodes the following proteins:
- the LOC139952533 gene encoding uncharacterized protein isoform X2 yields MKRATGALVAAVFCCLLTGCFCQDPTDIYHGCYFDGVDRALQDLITCSDGMGVCQKSCGDEQTYCEGETGMTVDFCRTLCRSRNLQYYALQAGSQCFCGGALADPFQYTEYTADQVNCSYPCSGDASQTCGGDFKMQVYEFNEPVPGADCFHPGFVPNSFISDNLSPTVGEKVTYLCEPGHMIVGEPQLTCQTMRAWSPDILPTCNYTGIFPESTTQPPSEQPETTTPASTTLNEVSPTTLPLVTITDFLPYIIGGSATLLFILVICMVAIFTCNSRKRSGNARQNIRLKPESNPVTFINAGFHVENEEAVSKPGMPDILRASGNLPLSPDHSFIANQYPQNSRVSTFAEEGVYQNGVVTDSSDAPQSHYANLDDEESPRDSLPDPIYSNMEGAAAMPNSEPEAYVSQDYGNGYATTDRPNSKRISSSSTDPASVYATGNRRAKKNGTGTKDLTGWSRPSSLYQRTVLNESSDEDNTAFDPEQLNNALYAEVDKSRQSSRETLNTTSEDGNSFFGDPSKTSATRL; encoded by the exons ATATATACCATGGGTGTTATTTTGACGGCGTAGACAGGGCTCTTCAAGATCTCATTACGTGCTCAGATGGTATGGGGGTCTGCCAAAAGTCATGCGGCGACGAGCAAACTTACTGCGAGGGTGAAACGGGCATGACCGTGGACTTCTGTCGAACACTTTGCCGCAGCAGAAATCTCCAATACTACGCATTGCAGGCTGGTTCGCAGTGCTTCTGTGGGGGCGCCCTAGCAGACCCCTTCCAGTATACAGAGTATACGGCTGACCAGGTGAACTGTTCGTATCCCTGCTCTGGAGATGCCAGCCAAACGTGCGGAGGAGACTTCAAAATGCAGGTGTACGAGTTTAATG AACCTGTTCCGGGTGCGGATTGCTTCCATCCTGGGTTTGTTCCTAACTCATTCATATCTGACAACCTGTCGCCAACAGTTGGCGAGAAAGTGACATATCTGTGTGAACCTGGTCACATGATCGTTGGGGAGCCACAGCTGACGTGCCAGACAATGAGGGCGTGGTCACCGGATATTCTACCCACCTGTAATTACACCGGAATATTTccag AATCAACAACCCAGCCTCCATCGGAGCAGCCAGAAACAACCACCCCAGCTAGCACTACATTAAATGAAGTCTCACCAACAACATTGCCACTTGTGACAATTACAG ATTTCCTACCGTATATTATTGGCGGTTCGGCAACCTTGTTATTCATCCTAGTGATTTGTATGGTCGCAATATTCACATGTAACAGCCG AAAACGCTCTGGAAATGCAAGACAGAACATTCGTCTGAAACCTGAATCCAATCCCGTGACGTTCATCAATGCAGGCTTCCATGTGGAAAATGAGGAGGCAGTAAGCAAACCCGGAATGCCGGACATCCTTCGGGCGTCTGGTAACCTGCCTCTAAGTCCAGATCATTCCTTCATTGCAAACCAATATCCTCAGAATAGTCGGGTATCCACGTTCGCTGAGGAAGGGGTGTACCAGAACGGGGTTGTGACAGACTCTAGCGATGCACCCCAATCGCATTACGCCAATCTGGACGACGAGGAGTCACCTAGAGACAGCCTACCGGATCCAATCTATTCTAACATGGAGGGCGCTGCAGCAATGCCGAACAGCGAGCCGGAAGCATACGTCAGTCAAGACTACGGGAACGGTTACGCCACTACGGACCGTCCGAACAGCAAACGTATCTCTTCGTCTTCCACTGATCCGGCATCCGTGTACGCTACAGGGAACCGAAGAGCAAAGAAAAACGGCACCGGAACGAAGGATCTCACCGGATGGAGCCGGCCCAGCAGCTTGTACCAGCGCACCGTGCTGAATGAGTCGTCGGACGAAGACAACACTGCGTTCGATCCGGAACAACTGAACAACGCCCTCTACGCTGAGGTCGACAAGAGCAGACAGTCCAGTCGCGAGACTTTAAACACAACGTCTGAGGATGGGAACTCCTTCTTTGGTGATCCTTCTAAGACGTCGGCAACCAGACTGTGA
- the LOC139952533 gene encoding uncharacterized protein isoform X1 — MKRATGALVAAVFCCLLTGCFCQDPTDIYHGCYFDGVDRALQDLITCSDGMGVCQKSCGDEQTYCEGETGMTVDFCRTLCRSRNLQYYALQAGSQCFCGGALADPFQYTEYTADQVNCSYPCSGDASQTCGGDFKMQVYEFNEPVPGADCFHPGFVPNSFISDNLSPTVGEKVTYLCEPGHMIVGEPQLTCQTMRAWSPDILPTCNYTGIFPESTTQPPSEQPETTTPASTTLNEVSPTTLPLVTITGLMTNTETVSNSVTTISTTSTSSQYRTLSTSTHQESSPVSGIQTTGLHSTADTLTNKAQFTVKMVSPNPNWPRSTQTSGAVTTDDTGARLGGKSAPIYLFDFLPYIIGGSATLLFILVICMVAIFTCNSRKRSGNARQNIRLKPESNPVTFINAGFHVENEEAVSKPGMPDILRASGNLPLSPDHSFIANQYPQNSRVSTFAEEGVYQNGVVTDSSDAPQSHYANLDDEESPRDSLPDPIYSNMEGAAAMPNSEPEAYVSQDYGNGYATTDRPNSKRISSSSTDPASVYATGNRRAKKNGTGTKDLTGWSRPSSLYQRTVLNESSDEDNTAFDPEQLNNALYAEVDKSRQSSRETLNTTSEDGNSFFGDPSKTSATRL; from the exons ATATATACCATGGGTGTTATTTTGACGGCGTAGACAGGGCTCTTCAAGATCTCATTACGTGCTCAGATGGTATGGGGGTCTGCCAAAAGTCATGCGGCGACGAGCAAACTTACTGCGAGGGTGAAACGGGCATGACCGTGGACTTCTGTCGAACACTTTGCCGCAGCAGAAATCTCCAATACTACGCATTGCAGGCTGGTTCGCAGTGCTTCTGTGGGGGCGCCCTAGCAGACCCCTTCCAGTATACAGAGTATACGGCTGACCAGGTGAACTGTTCGTATCCCTGCTCTGGAGATGCCAGCCAAACGTGCGGAGGAGACTTCAAAATGCAGGTGTACGAGTTTAATG AACCTGTTCCGGGTGCGGATTGCTTCCATCCTGGGTTTGTTCCTAACTCATTCATATCTGACAACCTGTCGCCAACAGTTGGCGAGAAAGTGACATATCTGTGTGAACCTGGTCACATGATCGTTGGGGAGCCACAGCTGACGTGCCAGACAATGAGGGCGTGGTCACCGGATATTCTACCCACCTGTAATTACACCGGAATATTTccag AATCAACAACCCAGCCTCCATCGGAGCAGCCAGAAACAACCACCCCAGCTAGCACTACATTAAATGAAGTCTCACCAACAACATTGCCACTTGTGACAATTACAG GATTAATGACAAACACAGAGACAGTGTCAAATAGCGTGACCACGATTAGTACCACCAGTACAAGCAGTCAATACCGAACCCTGTCTACTAGTACACATCAAGAATCCTCTCCCGTTTCTGGCATTCAAACCACTGGGTTACACTCCACTGCGGATACTCTCACAAATAAAGCACAATTTACAGTCAAAATGGTGAGCCCTAACCCAAATTGGCCgagatccacacaaactagtGGTGCTGTCACCACGGACGACACTGGTGCTCGTTTGGGCGGGAAATCCGCACCAATATACTTATTTG ATTTCCTACCGTATATTATTGGCGGTTCGGCAACCTTGTTATTCATCCTAGTGATTTGTATGGTCGCAATATTCACATGTAACAGCCG AAAACGCTCTGGAAATGCAAGACAGAACATTCGTCTGAAACCTGAATCCAATCCCGTGACGTTCATCAATGCAGGCTTCCATGTGGAAAATGAGGAGGCAGTAAGCAAACCCGGAATGCCGGACATCCTTCGGGCGTCTGGTAACCTGCCTCTAAGTCCAGATCATTCCTTCATTGCAAACCAATATCCTCAGAATAGTCGGGTATCCACGTTCGCTGAGGAAGGGGTGTACCAGAACGGGGTTGTGACAGACTCTAGCGATGCACCCCAATCGCATTACGCCAATCTGGACGACGAGGAGTCACCTAGAGACAGCCTACCGGATCCAATCTATTCTAACATGGAGGGCGCTGCAGCAATGCCGAACAGCGAGCCGGAAGCATACGTCAGTCAAGACTACGGGAACGGTTACGCCACTACGGACCGTCCGAACAGCAAACGTATCTCTTCGTCTTCCACTGATCCGGCATCCGTGTACGCTACAGGGAACCGAAGAGCAAAGAAAAACGGCACCGGAACGAAGGATCTCACCGGATGGAGCCGGCCCAGCAGCTTGTACCAGCGCACCGTGCTGAATGAGTCGTCGGACGAAGACAACACTGCGTTCGATCCGGAACAACTGAACAACGCCCTCTACGCTGAGGTCGACAAGAGCAGACAGTCCAGTCGCGAGACTTTAAACACAACGTCTGAGGATGGGAACTCCTTCTTTGGTGATCCTTCTAAGACGTCGGCAACCAGACTGTGA